The following DNA comes from Huiozyma naganishii CBS 8797 chromosome 8, complete genome.
aagaagctCACGTTCGGGACGCGCGACTATGTGCACTTAGCCGATGGTACCCGCGTTGGTGTCATGAGAGGTGGGTACACGGGCGAGGACGGTTTCGAGATCGCTGTCCCCGGTGCATCTGCGGAGAAATTCGCGGAGCAACTGTTGTCGAATAATGAGGTGAAGCCGATCGGGCTTGCTGCGAGAGACAGTCTGCGGCTCGAGGCCGGTCTATGCCTGTACGGCAACGAACTGGACACGGCAACGACCCCAGTGGAGGCGAACTTGAAGTGGGTTATCTCCAAGACGCGGAGAAGCGATGCGGACAAGTCACGGTCGGTGTTCAACGGGTACGCTAAGATTATGGACCAACTGCAGAACAAGACCCACGGGAGAGTGCGCGTTGGGTTCCAGTACTTGGAGACAACACCTGCTCCAGCGGCCCGTACGGGGGACCGCATCCTGGACGCGACTTCAGGTGAGCAAGTGGGCACGGTCACCTCGGGCAGCGTCTCGCCCTCGCTCAGCGACGAGGCCACAAAACGCACGGTCAATATCGGCCAGGCGTACGTCGCCCAGGGTCACCACAAGGCGGGCACGGGTCTCGTCGTCGAGGTCCGCCGCAAACGGTTCCCGATCACCGTCGCAAAACTACCCCTCGTCCCAACCCACTACTACCGCGGGTGAACAGGCCCGCACAACCACAGGTAAGTAGACCACTACATAGACCAGTACACAGAGTAGTACGTA
Coding sequences within:
- the GCV1 gene encoding glycine decarboxylase subunit T (similar to Saccharomyces cerevisiae GCV1 (YDR019C); ancestral locus Anc_3.246), which encodes MVPFAGYSMPLLYPGIQTHVESHRWVRQHAGLFDVSHMLQSKLTGTGAVKLLDKITPTDFTQLQPCSGSLSVLLNKQGGVIDDLMVFREPEGFPGDGFYMVTNASRAKEDSEFIRNELNELPENARIQWESIEGTALIALQGPSSAAVLESLVADPADLKKLTFGTRDYVHLADGTRVGVMRGGYTGEDGFEIAVPGASAEKFAEQLLSNNEVKPIGLAARDSLRLEAGLCLYGNELDTATTPVEANLKWVISKTRRSDADKSRSVFNGYAKIMDQLQNKTHGRVRVGFQYLETTPAPAARTGDRILDATSGEQVGTVTSGSVSPSLSDEATKRTVNIGQAYVAQGHHKAGTGLVVEVRRKRFPITVAKLPLVPTHYYRG